The genomic interval TTGAAAAAAGTAGTTGAAAATATGGATAATATGTATGAACATGTTTCAGCAGAGAGGTGGAAACTGTAAGAgacaaattgaaataaaaaacaggatcagagaggaaaaatatcttttacaGGCTTATCAGTAGAATTGTCATagctaaggaaataatcaggaaACTTGGAGATCGGTCAACAGAAATTATCCATATTGAACCACCTCCTCCTAAAAAGGGAGGAAGTAACACCACAGTTTTCAAGAGCTATGGAACAGTATCACGTGGTCTGATATGTGTAATTGGAGTCCCGGATAGAGAAGAAACTAGGCAGAAGAGTAAAGAAATGATGTCTAAGAATTTGCCAAACAGCAAACGATAACaaaccataggggcacctggctggttcagtcgttacagcacgcgactcttgatctctgggttgtggttttgagccccatgctgggcatagagttttctatacaaaaaaaattgtttttaaatcttaaaaaaaaaaaaaaagataacaaaccATAAAGAAGCTCAGCTAAATCCAAGCACTTTGCCTTACAGGAAaatatacacttaccatatgatcaAGTAATcccactccttggtatttacaaGTGAAAACCTATGTCCATGCAATAACatgtatgtgaatgtttataacGGCTTTATTTATATTCACTGAAATCTGGAACAACTCAAATGACCATCAACTggcatatggattttttttaactcacccGGTACATCCAAGAatctcagcaatgaaaagaacaaaTTGCTGATGCATGCAACAATATGGAAGACTCTCAAATACtatattggaagaaaaagaaatcagacccAAAAGGCTATAATAGGACTCCACTTATGATTTTCTGGAAACagcaaaactatagggacagaaCAGATCAGTGCTTGTTAGGActgtgtgtggggagaggggaatttACTTGGTTACGAGGAaactttttggagtgatgaaactattctatatttgtaatgaatatatgtacatatgtgaatatatgtaaaaattctaTACAACTATACAACTAAAAGGTAAACTTTTACTGTACATAAGTTcaacctgattttttaaaaactgtggtgacttaggggcgcctgggtggctcagttggttaagcatctgacttcagctcaggtcatgatctcacagcttgtgggttcgagccccgcgtcgggctctgtgctgacagcttggagcctggagcctgctttggattctgtgtcttctctccctctctgcccctcgcctgctcggGCTCTGTgtgtgggtgtctctctctcaaaaatgaataaacattaaaaaaaaaaaaaaccaactgtgGTGATTTGAACATAATAGGTATTTTAATGATACACTGTAAGTGTACAGAATGCTTGAATTCCTAAAATATTGGCAGTGCAGTAATGAGTTGTTCAAAAAACGATGTAACGATGCATGTGTTGATCCATAAGACCCTTTAAGTTTCAAGAGGGAAAACACTACTATTGTCTTTGGATTTGTGGCTTCACCATTTATTAGCTACACTACCAGAAGAAGCAAGTTAATTACTCGCTCTAAGCCCCACTCTCCTTTTCTATAAAACAGGGACAATCACACTTGCCTAGAGGGTAGTGGTTTGCCAGATACAATAAGGATATCCAGCTAAATTTGACTTTCAGATAAACGAGTCATTATTTTAGTATAAATctatttgggacatatttatactaaaatatggtttgttgtatatctgaaattcaACTTTAGACGTTCTGTGTTTTTGCTTGTTAAAACAGGCAACTTTACAGAGTTTATTGTGAGAAATACACTGGCACGTCAAGACGTTCGCCCAGCGTTTGGCATAATAAACGCTCCACGGAAGCTAACAATGTTTGAATCCCATCCCCTCATTCCTTGCTTGTTCCTCTATTCCTTcgctcaattttaaaataaatctattgtATTTCGGCTCTTCTTCCTAAGCACGGACCAACTCAAAGAAAGGACCAGGGAAACCCACCAGGCCGCCCAATTGTTAAGCGAAAAAATTCCGGGCGACGTCATGACGCACGAGGCCCACCCCCAAGGGCGCCCAAGACGCATAAATAAGACGTCAACGGGCCGGGAACCAGCCTCGGGGCCTGACGGGATTGTGGCGGTCCTCTCTCCCAACTCGGAAGCCGCCACTGCCTCCAGACGCTCTCAAGATGGCGACTTCTCTGGGTTCCAACACCTACAACAGGCAGAACTGGGAGGATGCGGTGAGTATGCCTGCCGGAGGAGGACGGAGAGAGGCGGCGAAGCCGGGCCTCTTTGGGGCGGGCAGGGCCGTGGCTGTGGATCGGCCGAAGGAATTCCGGGAAGGAGCCAGCGCTGCGGCCTAGCTCGGCCAAAGCGGGAGGCTGGAGGGCGGCCCTCCTTCGGGCTTGGAGGGAGGGGGCTTAGCCAGGGTCCGGGacctgcccccttcccacccctgccctctcctctcaTTTCGAGCTGGTCTTTTTTTCCCGCCGCTTGCCGGAAGTGCAGACAGCGCCCCCTCCCGCGACCGGGCCCGTGCAGAACCTCGGGTTCCTGCCCtaccctgtcccccaccctcgctccttgcctcccctccctcccccttccccacgaGTGTGGCTGAGATGGCAGGGTCTTCCGAGCCTGGCTTTCAACCAGATTTCCCACTTTCACCAGGACTTCCCCATTCTGTGCCAGACATGTCTTGGAGAAAACCCATATATTCGAATGGTGAGTAATCGTGTGTGAAACGAGAGTTCTTCAGGTTCTGTCATTGTTGTGTTACCTACACGCTGTCCGTGAAATGCTTCTCCTAGCCAAGCCAAAGCAATGATGCTCCTTTACTAACCCAAAACACAGGACTATTTGCAAAGGACTGTCATGCTTATTCTGTCTTTGGAACTCAGCGGCATTCCTGAGATCCAGGAGTCATAACGacagctaatatttgttgagcatttatcTAAGAGTGAGGTGTATTAACCAGGCAAATACGGTTTATGTTTTTTCGGTATGGCAAGCAAGGAGCAGAGCTTGGATATAAATTCAGATAGGCTGACTCCAGGGACCTTagcaaggaaggaggagaaactCGGTGTCCTGATTCCTAATCCAGTGCCTTTTGGCCACTGCACCTTGTAATCTGTTTAGTGTAAGGTAACCCCATCCTTATAAATAAGGGTAAAATCACCAGcagttaatatttaataattagaaTAGGGCTGTGTTGTGATCCATCTCAGAGATCTTGATTGACTGTATACAGACTGTCTGCACAGGAGGGTATAGTAGGTACCTCTGACTAAACTTTGTAAAATGGGCTAGCCATAGCTACGTCCTCCATGATTTGGGGACTGTGGACACTATTAGGAATTTTAGTTCTTCAGCGAGAACTTGGGAGCCAGAAGTGAGCGGAAGAGTTGTGGCAGTGGAAACATACGTATTTACCCAGTATTAGATCcataagattcttttttttttttttttttttttttgggacagagagagacagagcatgaacgggggaggggcagagagagagggagacacagaatcggaaacaggctccaggctccgagccatcagcccagagcctgacgcagggctcgaactcacggaccgcgagatcgtgacctggctgaagtcggacgcttaaccgactgcgccacccaggcgcccctagatccaTAAGATTCTTAAGAGAGTATAATTCATAGCAGGTAGTTAGAATATATCTCTGTcatcccctgcccgcccccccccccccaccccccaaaagagGTCgtccccacacacacatacacacctcaTTAGGATGCCGGGGATCTCCAGACACATTTCTTAGATTGTATTTAGGGAAGGAGAAGAcatctagtttttttctttctgtaacctgctgttttctgtttctttctgtttcagacCAAAGAAAAGTATGGGAAGGAATGCAAAGTAAGCATGCCTGTTAAAGAGtaatgatttgatttgattttccttttcttttcaatttgcaTGGCTTTGAGCTTCTCCAGTAAAAGTCAGTGCTTCACAGACTTTCATGTATCATTTATGTACTCACTGATTGTTAACTGTTTAGTGTGAGAGGTAAGAAAGTGAGGCCTTTAATGTAAAGGTTCTTAACCTGGCGTCTGTGAATGGGCTTTGAACCCTCAGAGATGGTATATTGAGTGGTGTTGTCTGACCGTGCACAtgaggatttaaatttttttttgacattaatttatatttgagagacagagcacgagctggggaggagcagagagagaggaagacacagaatccgaagtgggctccaggctctgagctgtcagcacagagctttgagacggggctcaaactcacgaactatgagatcatgacctgagccgaggtcagatgcttaaccgactgagccacccaggagcttccAAGTGAAGATTTTAGCAGAGGAGGAAGGTCATAGCTGTCATAAGATTCTTAAAGGAGTATATGGCATTCCCCACTGTCCCCCCAAAAGATTAAGGGTCATATGTTAATGGTGGTTACCTCTAGTGTGGGGAGGACTTTGACTTTTGAGTATTTCATTTCTGtactgtgttaattttttaactCCTGGGGATGGGTGTGCTAAATGGAATCGAAATGTCAGATGGTGTTTAGACTACATGATTGCTAAGATCTCTTCTAAACCCTAGAGTCAAGGATCCTTTCTTTAAATCCCCTGTTGTTATTAAATCCCCTAGCTTGATTGGCCAGACCAGCATCAGGgctcttattttgtttattttgtttattttgttttccagatcTGTGCCAGGCCATTCACAGTATTTCGCTGGTGCCCCGGTGTCCGCATGCGTTTCAAGAAGACTGAAGTGTGCCAAACCTGCAGTAAATTGAAGAATGTCTGTCAGACCTGCCTCTTGGACCTAGAATATGGTATGTTTGCCCTAACAGATCTAAAACTATGCAGATGCAGTTGCCCTAGATGACaaattagtctttttgttttctacttctcACCCCATCTCCAGTTCTGACCCCCCTTTGGAGTGCCTTTTGTGCTCTGCTTCTCCTAGGAAGAGGAGAATCGTGCCAGGCCATCCTAGAGCCCTTCCGGACAAGGGGAGGAACTTAACTTAAGGAAAAGTTGGGAATTAATCAGGACTGGCCCAAGCCTCTCTGTACATCTGTGTAGCCAAAGTGAGGCAAAGGCATTGTTCCTATGGTAGATAATCTCTTTGCCTTGGGCTTCTTTCAAAATCCAAAGCTCTTTCCCACAATCCCTACCAGAAGCATAGGCTAATTGTGCTTTAGATTTCTGTGTTTTGGGGACTGATGTGCTATAACTGCtcctattttaaaagtaatttgggagtgatttttttttttaactacaagtGACTTTTTGTTTATGAGAAAAGTACTTTTTCAATAAGAGTTTCTactatacaataaaataaaagggaaaatataagtTTATGTATGTTAAGAAAGTTAGCTGCTAATCAGAGTCCTGGTCATATATTGTTTAATATTATTTACTTACATGTTTGTTAAAAGAAGTGTTCTGGTTCTGGAATATAGTGACTCTTACTGACTATGACTATCCCAAGGATCTAGAACACCAGCCTAAAAATAACccactttttatgtttatttaaataaatcctGTTCCAATAAAAGCTAGGTACTTCATTAATTACAGGTCAAATCTGACCATAACCAAAGTTTGTCATCTAAAAGATTTTCTAAAACCTTCATTTCAAATATCATGACAGCTTAGGAATTTCGACAGTTGCATAGAATGCTCTTAGGTAGTTTTGGCCTGATGGTAATAAAGATTTCgaataaaaataaagcctctggggacgtgtgggtggctcagttggttgagcattggactcttaatttcagctcaggtcatggtctcatggttcatgggattgagccctgcatcaggttgggattttccctttcccctctctctactcctcttcctcgctcactctctctctcaaaataaataaacattaaaaaaataataaagcctctGATACCTAGAAAGCTGGAGGAGAGAACAATGATGTTGTATTCTATGTGCATGTTCAATatggatttgttttaaaatgtatcttgaggttttttcctcctttcctttgtaCCAGGCCTGCCCATCCAGGTTCGGGATGCAGGATTGTCTTTTAAGGATGATATGCCAAAGTCAGATGTCAACAAAGAATACTACACACAGAATATGGAGAGAGAGGTGTGCTGCCACTTTCttgatgtaattttatatttggtAGAATCCTAGTGGATTGATACAGTCTGTGTAATTTATCTTTTGAACTTGTCGTCGCTCTGTAGATTTCCAACTCTGATGGAACACGGCCAGTTGGCATGTTGGGGAAAGCCACATCCACCAGTGACATGCTACTCAAACTAGCCCGGACCACACCCTACTACAAAAGGAATCGACCCCACATTTGCTCCTTCTGGGTAAAAGGAGAATGTAAGAGAGGAGAGGAGTGTCCATACAGGCAAGAGCtgaattccattttcattatttgctTTTAGATAATTAGTCATCTAAGAAATGGGAGATGCTAGCTTAAactatttctgctttaaaatctacaagtttaggggcatctgggtggttcagtcggttaagcatctgacttcggctcaggtcatgatctcacagttcgtgggtttgagccccatgtcgagctctgtgctgacagctcagaacctggagcctgctttggattctgtgtctccctctctctctctgcccctcccctgcttgcacacgctctctctgtctctctcaaaaataaatattaaaaaaattgggggcgtctgggtggctcagtcggttgggcaactgacttcactcgggtcatgatctcacagattgtgagttcgagccccatgtcaggctctgtgctgatatctcagagcctggagtctgcttcggattctgtgtctccctctctctgcccctctcccactcacgttctgtctccttcaaaaataaacattaaaaaaaatttttttaatacatattttaaaaatgtaattaaacaaGTTTATGCAATTAGTGTCATATATCTCATTTCTTAGGGCTATTAAATTTAGAAGAGCTTGATTAAATTGTTGTTTTTACTTGTAATGGGACTTTTACTCGTAACCATGCCTTGGGAAACTAAGTTATTATGCCATATAATACGATGTTGACTCTAAAAGTTTCTGCCTGAGAAGTATGTCATGGTTTAAATCTCAGTGTGTAGTTGAAATCAAATGAAGGCCAGACCCCTAACAGGTATGTGAGTATGTTTCAGTCAAGACCGCCAAGCGTCTGGATCAGAAGTTCTTGATTGGGTCTTGGTTAACCACacacccaccaaaaaaaaaaaaaaaaaattatctatacTTTTTTCTGGGGCTGGTCCACAGCCTTAATGAGACTCTCCGTGGAATGCAGGACTTCAGGTTTGTTAAGAACCATTGCCCTAGAGAAGGGTAACcatgttttgattactttttgttttgaagcAGAGTGTGCCAAAAGCATTTCTTTATAAGGAAAGTCTGTTACCGTAGATCGTCATTTAAATGGCTTTTAGGAGGCTGGCAAGTGTTTGTGTGATACAATAAATCCTTTTGGTGTTAGCTTTGTTGTGATAATTATGTTTTGGTATGGCCATGGTTTCTAGTTCAGAAGGCATTTCAGGGTATATGTACGTAGCTACTATTGGGTGATAACCTgtaaattcttttcctttgttttacctTCATGTGTTGTTCTGTCTTGAACCATAGGCATGAGAAGCCAACAGATCCGGATGACCCCCTTGCTGATCAGAACATTAAAGACCGATATTATGGGATCAATGACCCTGTGGCAGATAAGCTTCTAAAGCGGGCTTCAACAATGCCTCGTCTGGACCCCCCAGAGGACAAGACTATCACCACGCTGTATGTTGGTGGTCTGGGCGATACCATTACTGAGACCGATCTAAGGTTTGTAGATAAAATTTTATGAGCTCTCTGCTTTTAACTGCCCTGAAATACTTTTTTGGgcaaaaacacaggcaacagGATAATTCTGTACAAAGTACATTTTTCTTTAGCCTCTCTATAGTTATGCTAATTAGTCATGCTAACAAGAATTTTTATAAACGTGTCCTTTCTCTTGCCAGAATAGTAATGTTCATCGGCAGTGCTTATAGTGCTTACCTGATCCTTCCACGTGATAATAATCACGAGATTCTATTTGACCTAATAGCCAAATAGAGTCTTTTAAATATGGCACATATCCAAGAATGATTAATTATGTCAAGGAGGGAGACCTTGGCAGTTATAAAACTCTCATGGTTTAAATTGTTGgctttttaaagagatttctgTTTGCTATGTTTATATTATTCTTGGCTTGTATTTTGCTTGGCCAATGGGACATCTAGACAGATAGTGATGGAAATTACCCCTTCCAATTACCCACTTATCTCCTATAAGTGTATAACCTGCCCTTGGTAGCCTGTCTCCATTAAACCCGGTCTAAGTGAGCTAGACAGTCCCTACTGCTGGCCGACgctttccctgctcctcccttttgtttcattgttgttgttgttacatagccttaaaaaacttttttagaggtgcctgggtggctcagtcaattaaatgtctgactttagctcaggtcatgatctcgcggttcatgagttggagccccgcattgggctctgtgctgacagcttggagcctggatcctgcttcggattctgtgtctccctctctctctgcccctcccccactcacactctgtctctctgtctctcaaaaataaatgtttaaaaagattaaaaaacggggcgcctgggtagctcagtcggttaagcgtctgacttcggctcaggtcatgatctcacagtttgtgagttcgagccccgcgtcgggctctgtgctgacagctcagagcctggagcctgcttaggattctgtgtctccctgtctctctctctctgtccctcccctgctcatgctctgtctctctctgtctttcaataataacatttaaagaaaaattttttttttttttaattaaaaaacaaactttttacaATGTTCTTGGCTCATGAGCTGCGGGCCTGAGTTTGCCAGCCCCTTATGGAGGGTTTAGGGTCCCTATGAAACCTGGATACTGGAGCCTCTATTCCTCCATGGAACAATCCCTGAGATGTTTGTAAACCTTTATTTACTCACTATTTTTCTTATACTCTCTCTCAGTAAGTAGTACCCACAGTAGGGCAGGGTACTGGGGGAATTACCTGCAGGTAGTTAGGCAGATGACCAGGGGGCCACCTGCCTTGTGTGTGAGTGAGTGCAAGAATGAATAATCCACTGCAACCTCCTGGGAGTGTCATTAACTCTCCTGTTTCTCTGCCTGTATCCCTTCAGAAATCACTTCTACCAGTTTGGGGAGATCCGGACGATCACCGTCGTACAGAGACAGCAGTGTGCGTTCATCCAGTTTGCCACGAGGCAGGCTGCAGAGGTGGCTGCGGAGAAGTCCTTTAATAAGTTGATTGTCAATGGCCGTAGACTCAACGTGAAATGGGGAAGGTGAGAATTGGGCTATTTTACGATGTCTTTATTGAGATTTTCAAGGAAGTGTTTCATTATCTGGGAGCTAGTATGCTTTTGGTGAATGGGTTTAAGTCAATAGGACCGTTAAAAACAATGTTTCATTTCTCTGACACTTCTCTAACACTGTGGACATTGGGAGGATCCTGCTTTGGAAATTTATTCAGGGCTTTGCCGTTGTAATCTACTCCTTCGAAGGTTCTTACCTTTTGTGACCAGCTATTATAGGCCAAATATAACGTCAGGGCAAGAAAGATTGGATTTGAGAGTTTACAAATGCATTAGACCTAGTTTCTGCCCTCTAGGGGCTGGTTGTCCATGGAGAATAGCTAATTGAAGTTTGAAAGTGATGATTGCATAAGAGAGACTCGAAGTGAAATACCCTGAAGGTTCAAAGGGAGAACATGTTTCCAGCTTGGAACCAGGAAGGAGCGCCCCTTGTGGGTGCTTCCTGTGTGCTGATTAAGCACTGCGCCAAACACACATAGGTCGCTGCTTCTTGTCCTTAACAGCATTTCCAGCAGAGTTTGAATCCAGGTCTTTCTGGCTTTAAAACATTTGCTTCTGTCTACTCTGCACAGTGGCATTTAGGGGAAAAGAGTATTCTCTGAAAAGGAGGCAAGGAGCAAAGGAACTCTATTTGGAAACACGAGAAGCAGAGGTGTGAGAGAAGGTGGGACAGAGTGctgacattgtgtgtgtgtgtgtgtgtgtgtgtgtgtgtgtgtgtgtgtctgtctgtctgtctgtcgcCCAGGTCccaagcagccagaggaaaagaaaaagagaaggatggAACCACAGACTCTGGGATCAAGCTAGAGCCCGTTCCAGGACTGCCAGGAGGTGAGTGCAAACTTCCTGCCTACTGGGTAGCTTGCTGACGTCAAATGCTCACCCTGCCCTGCTGTTCCTCAGTGTCAGGAGAGACCCAGGCAGGTCTCTGGCTACTGTAGCAACTCTTTTCCCCCAGCAGGAGCCCCGGGCTTAAAGGAGGTAGAAACATCGTTGCACGGTCTTCTTCCCTTTGACTGTTGgctgttttctcttctccagcTCTTCCGCCTCCTCCTGCAGCCGAAGAAGAAGCCTCTGCCAACTACTTCAACCTACCCCCAAGTGGTCCTCCAGCAGTGGTGAACATAGCCCTGCCGCCACCCCCTGGTattgccccgcccccacccccaggtaacATCCATCTTCTTTCTTAGTAAATAGGTCTCATTTAGCCCAGGAAAATCTTTGTGAGAGTCCTGTCTCCACACCTCATTATCGTGGCTAAATCCTCTGAGTTTGCCCCATAGAAGTCTGCAAGTAAACCTGATTTGTTAGGATCCCTGATCTTTCGTTTTTTTCCCTGGCCTGCCAAGGAGGAGAAGGTTGCCAGTTTTCTAAAGATCTGAGTGTGTATGATCAGAATGGGAGTTACTGGATTATAGTGATCTctcatcagtttgttccctgtttGGCTCAAGTTACATTTGACTTTATCTTGGGGTGGCGGGGGCAGTAATAAGCAGTTCTAGGACCAGCACTTTGTGTAGCGCTGCTCTAGGAAATGTCAGTGGCGATCTGTACAGTGTAGGTAAGTCACAAATAGCCGGTTCTCCTGTGGCAGAGTTCCCATACTCTGTAACAAAGTCCTGGTTTCTGAACACCTTCCATTCTGGTATAAGGCATTGAGGTTGGTGGTGACAGAGTCTGGCATCAGCCTGGTTCCTTCCTCATTTCCCAAATCCTGATTGCATCCTGTCTGGTAGGCTTGGCGTGTTAGGCACCAAAGGCTCAGATGACATAGTACCAGATCCCTTTGGGTCCTGTGGAGTTTTCTTTTAACCTGGTCTGAGGGGAAAGCTTTCTAAAGCCGAGGAAGTACTACAGGTGGACATGCCTAAGCAAGTCTGTGAACTGACATTTTCTGAAGCCCCTTGTCAATTTGACTTACGGCTGGGTGGTTTTGACCTTAGAAAGATTCACAGGTTTGAAAGGTTGTCCAGGAAACGGCAAGCCTAACAGATTTGTCCTCTCCCATCTGCAGGTTTTGGGCCACACATGTTCCACCCAATGGGACCACCCCCTCCTTTCATGAGGGCTCCAGGACCAATCCACTATCCTTCTCAGGACCCTCAGAGGATGGGAGCTCATGCTGGGAAACACAGCAGTCCCTAGCACACTATCAGCACGCCAGGGCTTTACGGAAGAAAGGGCGTTTAAAAATCCCAGTAAATGAATCttggaataaatatattttttccttcctttgtagtTTCCGTGGTAGCTGAATGTGT from Panthera uncia isolate 11264 chromosome A1 unlocalized genomic scaffold, Puncia_PCG_1.0 HiC_scaffold_17, whole genome shotgun sequence carries:
- the RBM22 gene encoding pre-mRNA-splicing factor RBM22 is translated as MATSLGSNTYNRQNWEDADFPILCQTCLGENPYIRMTKEKYGKECKICARPFTVFRWCPGVRMRFKKTEVCQTCSKLKNVCQTCLLDLEYGLPIQVRDAGLSFKDDMPKSDVNKEYYTQNMEREISNSDGTRPVGMLGKATSTSDMLLKLARTTPYYKRNRPHICSFWVKGECKRGEECPYRHEKPTDPDDPLADQNIKDRYYGINDPVADKLLKRASTMPRLDPPEDKTITTLYVGGLGDTITETDLRNHFYQFGEIRTITVVQRQQCAFIQFATRQAAEVAAEKSFNKLIVNGRRLNVKWGRSQAARGKEKEKDGTTDSGIKLEPVPGLPGALPPPPAAEEEASANYFNLPPSGPPAVVNIALPPPPGIAPPPPPGFGPHMFHPMGPPPPFMRAPGPIHYPSQDPQRMGAHAGKHSSP